A region from the Flavobacterium enshiense genome encodes:
- a CDS encoding endonuclease yields the protein MKKNYTLTLLLLLSVTLSFAQTGAPASPYYNGFNWNLTGTALKNALATKITTTHTNLLSYTPGVWEASKVTDLDPNDATNTNVLLIYGFSNNICPTSTADDNDHRRRDKNSNGGGTLCEWNREHVFAKSLADPDLDDGGSSDAGEDAHHIRSSDVDRNNDRASEKFAQGSGNSHDVTVTTWYPGDEWKGDVARMIMYMYLRYGSQCLPIYAGVGTPVAADGNMIDLFLQWNAEDPVSQYEDNRNTYHGNTANTYAQGNRNPFIDNPYLATLIWGGPTAQNRWPTLSTENFNTLANISIYPNPTKDNRITITSETELNEIQLINSNGQIIQDIKSPAAFQNTHTLNNLPRGFYLVKLSAANNKTITKKIVVN from the coding sequence ATGAAAAAAAACTACACCTTAACCTTACTATTACTATTAAGCGTTACTTTAAGTTTTGCTCAGACAGGAGCACCGGCTTCCCCATATTACAATGGATTTAACTGGAACCTAACCGGAACAGCTTTGAAAAATGCTCTGGCAACAAAAATAACGACGACACATACTAATTTACTTTCTTATACTCCGGGAGTTTGGGAAGCATCAAAAGTGACCGACCTAGATCCAAATGACGCAACAAATACTAATGTATTATTGATTTACGGATTCAGCAATAACATTTGCCCTACATCAACTGCAGATGACAACGATCACAGAAGAAGGGATAAAAACAGTAATGGAGGCGGAACGTTATGCGAATGGAACAGAGAACATGTTTTTGCCAAATCATTAGCTGATCCAGATCTTGATGATGGAGGTTCAAGCGATGCCGGAGAAGATGCACACCATATCCGTTCCAGTGATGTTGACAGAAATAACGATAGAGCAAGCGAAAAATTTGCGCAAGGATCAGGAAACTCACACGATGTAACAGTCACTACCTGGTATCCGGGTGACGAATGGAAAGGTGATGTTGCTCGAATGATTATGTATATGTACCTGAGATACGGATCACAATGTTTACCAATATATGCTGGAGTTGGAACTCCAGTTGCTGCTGACGGCAATATGATCGATTTGTTCCTCCAATGGAATGCTGAAGATCCTGTCTCACAATATGAAGACAACAGAAATACATATCATGGAAACACAGCTAACACATATGCACAAGGTAACCGAAATCCTTTCATTGACAATCCTTACTTAGCAACCTTGATTTGGGGAGGACCTACTGCTCAAAACAGATGGCCAACTTTAAGTACTGAAAATTTCAATACTTTAGCTAACATTTCTATCTATCCTAATCCGACAAAAGATAACCGAATCACCATAACATCGGAAACAGAATTGAATGAAATTCAGTTAATCAATAGTAATGGCCAGATAATTCAGGATATTAAAAGCCCGGCTGCATTCCAAAACACACACACTTTGAATAATTTACCTCGAGGTTTTTATTTGGTAAAATTGTCCGCTGCAAACAATAAAACAATAACAAAGAAGATAGTAGTTAACTAA
- a CDS encoding DUF4293 domain-containing protein — protein MIQRIQTVYLFLAFVCSGVLPFIFPLWKDMAGKDFYFMLDVVYAAIFGLCTTLALVSIISFKKRQNQFVMNRLNIILNFILLGLFVYRLLNLSGEATVSEKGIGMFLPVISIVLLVLANKAIKKDEDLVKSVDRLR, from the coding sequence ATGATACAAAGAATTCAGACAGTTTATCTTTTCCTTGCCTTTGTTTGTTCAGGGGTTTTGCCTTTTATTTTTCCGTTATGGAAAGATATGGCCGGAAAAGATTTCTATTTCATGCTGGATGTAGTGTATGCTGCCATTTTTGGATTGTGTACTACACTTGCCTTAGTAAGCATCATTAGTTTTAAGAAAAGACAAAATCAGTTTGTGATGAACCGACTGAACATAATATTAAACTTTATATTACTAGGATTATTTGTGTATCGATTACTAAACCTATCCGGAGAAGCTACGGTTTCTGAGAAGGGTATTGGGATGTTTCTTCCTGTCATTTCTATCGTTTTGTTAGTCTTAGCCAATAAGGCCATCAAAAAGGACGAAGATCTCGTAAAATCTGTAGACCGATTACGATAA
- a CDS encoding RsmB/NOP family class I SAM-dependent RNA methyltransferase — MRLHRNLVFTTIDSLMAIFNEGQYADKVVALALKKDKRWGSHDRKFVAETIYEIVRWKRLYAEIAEVKEPYDRDNIWRMFAVWAVLRGYTLPDWKYFEATPVRKIKGRFDELSKIRKYRESIPDWMDELGTKELGEDLWTKELHAQNEQAKVILRVNTLKTTREKLRAILMDLDIDTEMPNEYPDALILKERANVFLTDAFKEGLFEVQDASSQLVARFLDVKPGMRIVDTCAGAGGKTLHIASLMENKGQLIAMDLYESKLKQLKLRAKRNGAFNIEPRVIEGTKTIKKLHEKADRVLIDAPCSGLGVLKRNPDSKWKLQPEFIDNIRKVQAEVLESYSKIVKPGGKLVYATCSVLPSENQEQIEKFLKTESGKNFTFVKDVKVLASESGFDGFYMALLDRKQ; from the coding sequence TCATGACCGAAAATTTGTTGCGGAAACCATTTATGAAATCGTTCGATGGAAGCGTTTATATGCAGAAATTGCCGAAGTAAAAGAACCGTACGACAGGGACAATATCTGGAGAATGTTTGCGGTTTGGGCCGTTTTACGTGGTTACACCCTACCCGATTGGAAATATTTTGAAGCAACCCCTGTTAGAAAAATCAAGGGACGTTTTGACGAACTTTCTAAAATCAGAAAATACCGTGAATCAATTCCGGACTGGATGGATGAACTGGGCACTAAGGAATTAGGCGAAGATCTATGGACTAAAGAACTCCACGCCCAAAACGAGCAGGCAAAAGTTATCCTACGTGTGAATACTTTGAAAACCACTCGCGAAAAATTGCGAGCTATTTTAATGGATTTAGACATTGATACCGAAATGCCGAACGAATATCCGGATGCCCTTATTTTAAAGGAGAGAGCGAATGTATTCTTAACAGACGCTTTCAAAGAAGGTTTGTTTGAAGTTCAGGACGCTTCTTCACAATTGGTAGCTCGTTTCTTAGATGTAAAACCAGGAATGAGAATTGTTGACACTTGCGCAGGTGCCGGTGGAAAAACATTGCACATTGCTTCTTTGATGGAAAACAAGGGACAATTGATTGCAATGGATTTATACGAAAGTAAACTTAAGCAGTTAAAACTTCGTGCTAAAAGAAACGGTGCCTTTAATATCGAGCCACGTGTAATTGAAGGAACAAAAACAATCAAAAAACTTCACGAAAAAGCCGACAGGGTTTTAATTGATGCTCCATGCAGCGGTTTAGGCGTTTTAAAACGTAATCCTGACAGCAAGTGGAAACTTCAACCGGAATTCATCGATAACATCCGAAAAGTTCAGGCCGAAGTTTTAGAAAGCTATTCAAAAATAGTGAAACCTGGTGGAAAGTTAGTGTATGCTACCTGTTCGGTATTACCATCTGAAAACCAGGAACAAATTGAAAAATTCCTAAAAACGGAAAGCGGTAAAAACTTCACGTTCGTAAAAGACGTAAAAGTTTTAGCTTCCGAATCGGGATTTGATGGTTTTTATATGGCTTTATTAGACCGAAAACAATAA
- a CDS encoding metallophosphoesterase family protein, with protein MKKILLLSDTHNHIDETILKYVHMADEVWHAGDIGDLSVTDAIKKIKPLRAVYGNIDDGKARLEFPLNNRFMCEGVDVWITHIGGYPGKYNQDIRNEIRANPPKLFICGHSHILKVQFDKELNLLHMNPGAAGKHGFHQVRTMLQFEIDGDKIQNLNVVEMGMRV; from the coding sequence ATGAAAAAAATTCTTCTGCTTTCCGATACTCACAACCATATTGATGAAACGATTTTAAAATATGTCCACATGGCAGATGAAGTATGGCATGCCGGAGATATTGGCGATTTATCGGTTACGGATGCTATCAAGAAAATAAAACCATTGAGAGCGGTTTACGGTAATATTGATGATGGGAAGGCGCGCTTGGAATTTCCGCTGAATAATAGATTTATGTGTGAAGGGGTTGATGTCTGGATTACACATATTGGCGGTTATCCGGGAAAATACAATCAGGATATTCGAAATGAAATAAGAGCCAATCCGCCAAAGTTGTTTATTTGTGGACATTCCCATATCTTGAAAGTACAGTTTGATAAAGAACTGAATTTACTCCACATGAATCCGGGTGCTGCTGGGAAACACGGTTTTCATCAGGTACGAACAATGTTGCAGTTTGAAATCGACGGAGATAAAATTCAGAATTTAAATGTAGTGGAAATGGGAATGCGAGTCTGA
- a CDS encoding tetratricopeptide repeat-containing sensor histidine kinase, producing the protein MRINNYFFILFLSFAAFSQQKTAKDSFEYYKKTNQFQKALTYSDKKAAYFLKKKQYSNYTKQITNKATILTNDIKDPKRSLKLIYESLTTLNNAPDFEKVKLYPELARTYFRLQKFDKAVEIAKKGLKTARASKNDTVIFKLNYNILAAYISFFDTQNAFPYLEPSLKMAKKLKDDYEISRTYNIHFAFYSHIQERDIAKKYLDSSIIYAKKSGVQKIINDAQSNLGVHYLTEEIDYKKARDLYLDLIEKNKNDSLNEEYSHYYINISLAYENLGDLASANKYLNKYAEYAIYALKHKFDGELEGIRTKYELDKAEMEFKEQEMLLKQKQLKSEKMLYLLIALLSLVGVLFYFFYQNLKLKQKNKLKDLRHNTQQKLVNATIDGQEEERKRLSAILHDNISALLSSASLHMMAFEAEHPEIAEELKKTKSIIKEAHDKVRDLSHALIPPVLEKLGLITALEDLCEKNSNSLIHFKFDNFIEEEIRFQNDFEMKLYFIVAELFNNIIKHSDASEASLTINKESGQLSVNIEDNGKGFDDKEGKINEGLGLTQIKTRIKSLKGNININSTEKKGTLIFIKIPIEN; encoded by the coding sequence TTGAGAATTAATAATTATTTTTTCATCTTATTTCTGTCTTTCGCAGCTTTTTCACAGCAAAAAACTGCGAAAGATTCTTTTGAATATTACAAGAAAACTAACCAGTTTCAAAAAGCACTTACATATTCAGATAAGAAAGCGGCCTATTTTTTAAAGAAAAAACAGTACTCGAATTACACTAAACAGATTACAAACAAAGCCACTATTCTTACCAATGACATCAAAGACCCAAAGCGATCGTTAAAACTAATTTACGAATCACTCACTACATTAAACAATGCTCCTGATTTTGAAAAAGTAAAGCTTTATCCGGAACTAGCCAGAACGTATTTTCGTTTACAAAAGTTTGATAAAGCAGTGGAGATTGCCAAAAAAGGATTAAAAACCGCAAGAGCTTCTAAAAACGATACTGTCATTTTTAAGCTGAATTATAATATTCTTGCCGCCTATATTTCATTTTTTGATACACAAAACGCCTTTCCATACCTGGAACCTTCTTTAAAAATGGCTAAAAAACTAAAAGATGATTATGAAATTTCCAGAACATACAATATTCATTTTGCTTTCTACAGCCATATTCAGGAAAGAGATATTGCTAAGAAATATCTAGATTCCTCTATCATTTATGCTAAAAAATCGGGGGTACAAAAAATAATTAATGATGCACAAAGCAATTTAGGTGTACATTATTTAACCGAAGAAATCGATTATAAAAAAGCTCGCGACTTATATCTTGACTTAATTGAAAAAAATAAAAACGATTCCCTTAATGAAGAGTATTCTCATTATTACATAAACATTTCTTTAGCTTATGAAAACTTAGGAGACCTTGCATCGGCAAATAAATATCTGAATAAATATGCCGAATATGCCATCTATGCCCTAAAGCACAAATTCGATGGTGAACTCGAAGGTATCCGAACCAAATATGAGCTGGATAAAGCGGAAATGGAATTTAAGGAACAGGAAATGCTTTTAAAGCAGAAACAACTTAAAAGTGAAAAAATGCTTTATTTGCTGATTGCTTTACTGTCTTTAGTTGGTGTTTTGTTCTACTTCTTTTACCAGAATTTGAAACTAAAACAAAAAAACAAGCTAAAAGATCTTCGCCACAACACACAACAAAAACTTGTAAATGCTACAATTGACGGCCAGGAAGAAGAACGTAAGCGTCTTTCAGCGATATTACATGACAATATCAGCGCCTTGTTATCTTCTGCCAGTCTGCATATGATGGCCTTCGAAGCAGAACATCCTGAAATAGCCGAAGAACTCAAAAAAACGAAAAGCATCATCAAAGAAGCACACGATAAAGTCCGTGATTTATCACATGCTCTGATTCCGCCTGTTTTAGAAAAACTGGGGTTAATTACCGCCCTTGAGGATTTATGCGAAAAAAACTCCAATTCGCTTATCCATTTTAAGTTTGACAATTTTATTGAAGAAGAAATCCGTTTTCAAAATGATTTCGAAATGAAATTATACTTTATCGTTGCCGAATTATTCAATAACATTATTAAACACAGTGATGCTTCTGAAGCTTCTTTAACCATTAATAAAGAAAGTGGTCAGCTTTCCGTAAATATTGAAGATAACGGAAAGGGATTCGATGATAAGGAAGGTAAAATAAATGAAGGCCTTGGGCTTACACAGATAAAAACTCGAATCAAAAGCCTAAAAGGAAATATAAATATCAATTCCACAGAAAAAAAGGGAACATTGATTTTTATCAAAATACCGATTGAAAACTAA
- the rho gene encoding transcription termination factor Rho — protein sequence MFDISVLKEMKLPELQEIAKIAKINKYRNLKKDELVYQILDYQAANPEVVKPALQETPQPEEKAKRARIKPVKEESSQLKEESSQHKEESGEPAQAEKKIFTPKLHKKVAETELAETELKEEVVEKPTTEAAEPKRENFVNKKKEFVKKQPFTKESNQNTKIRPAQNKEVEETASVAEVAEPVTEAPVTKPQNPNQGGANQNNPNQNQNPNQKHKKQNFREAEYEFDGIIESEGVLEMMPDGYGFLRSSDYNYLASPDDIYLSTSQIRLFGLKTGDTVKGVVRPPKEGEKYFPLVKVLKINGHDPQVVRDRISFEHLTPVFPTEKFRLAERQSTISTRVIDLFSPIGKGQRGMIVAQPKTGKTMLLKDIANAIAANHPEVYLIVLLIDERPEEVTDMQRSVRGEVIASTFDREPQEHVKIANIVLEKAKRLVECGHDVVILLDSITRLARAYNTVQPASGKVLSGGVDANALQKPKRFFGAARNVENGGSLSIIATALTETGSKMDEVIFEEFKGTGNMELQLDRKIANRRIFPAIDLTSSSTRRDDLLLDENTIQRMWIMRKYLADMNPVEAMDFINDRFKKTRNNEEFLISMND from the coding sequence ATGTTTGATATTTCTGTGTTAAAAGAAATGAAGCTGCCTGAGCTTCAAGAAATCGCTAAAATCGCTAAAATCAATAAATATCGTAATCTTAAGAAAGATGAATTGGTTTATCAGATTTTAGATTATCAAGCGGCTAATCCTGAGGTTGTTAAGCCTGCTCTTCAGGAAACTCCCCAACCGGAGGAGAAAGCAAAGCGCGCTCGCATTAAGCCTGTTAAAGAAGAATCCAGCCAACTTAAAGAAGAATCCAGCCAACATAAAGAAGAATCCGGCGAACCTGCTCAGGCTGAGAAAAAAATATTCACTCCTAAGCTTCACAAGAAAGTTGCTGAAACTGAATTAGCTGAAACTGAATTAAAAGAAGAAGTTGTTGAAAAACCTACAACAGAAGCAGCGGAACCAAAGCGCGAAAATTTTGTAAATAAAAAGAAAGAGTTTGTTAAGAAACAGCCCTTTACAAAAGAAAGCAATCAGAATACTAAGATCAGACCTGCACAAAATAAAGAAGTTGAAGAAACAGCTTCAGTTGCAGAAGTAGCGGAACCAGTTACAGAAGCTCCAGTTACGAAACCTCAAAATCCTAATCAGGGAGGAGCTAATCAGAATAATCCCAATCAGAACCAAAATCCAAATCAAAAACACAAAAAGCAGAATTTCAGAGAAGCTGAATATGAATTCGACGGAATCATTGAAAGCGAAGGTGTGCTGGAAATGATGCCGGACGGTTACGGTTTTTTACGTTCTTCGGATTATAATTACCTTGCTTCACCTGATGATATATATTTGTCGACTTCCCAAATTCGTTTATTCGGATTAAAAACAGGAGATACCGTAAAAGGTGTTGTTCGTCCTCCGAAAGAAGGAGAGAAATACTTCCCATTGGTGAAAGTGTTGAAAATTAACGGACACGACCCTCAAGTAGTGCGAGACAGAATATCATTTGAACATTTGACTCCGGTTTTTCCAACTGAAAAATTCCGATTAGCCGAAAGACAAAGTACGATTTCGACCCGTGTTATCGATTTGTTCTCACCAATAGGAAAAGGACAGCGTGGTATGATTGTAGCACAGCCGAAAACGGGTAAGACAATGTTGTTGAAAGACATTGCCAACGCGATTGCAGCCAATCATCCTGAAGTATATTTAATTGTATTATTGATTGACGAACGTCCGGAAGAGGTAACCGACATGCAGCGCAGTGTGAGAGGAGAAGTAATTGCTTCGACTTTTGACAGAGAGCCGCAGGAACACGTTAAAATTGCCAACATCGTTTTGGAAAAAGCAAAACGCCTGGTAGAATGTGGTCATGATGTTGTGATTCTTTTGGATTCGATTACGCGTTTAGCGAGAGCTTATAACACGGTTCAGCCGGCATCAGGAAAAGTATTGAGTGGTGGTGTGGACGCTAATGCACTGCAAAAGCCAAAACGTTTCTTCGGAGCGGCACGTAATGTGGAAAATGGTGGTTCGTTGAGTATCATTGCTACGGCATTGACAGAAACCGGTTCAAAAATGGACGAAGTTATCTTCGAAGAATTCAAAGGTACGGGTAACATGGAATTGCAGTTGGACAGAAAGATTGCCAACAGACGTATTTTCCCTGCTATCGATCTTACATCTTCAAGTACGCGTCGTGACGATTTATTGTTGGATGAGAATACAATTCAGAGAATGTGGATTATGCGTAAATATCTTGCGGATATGAATCCGGTGGAAGCGATGGATTTCATCAACGACAGATTCAAGAAAACAAGAAACAACGAGGAGTTCTTGATTTCGATGAATGATTAG
- the truA gene encoding tRNA pseudouridine(38-40) synthase TruA gives MRYFIEFAYNGKNYHGWQYQPHSASVQETLTKALTTLFRKEIEIMGAGRTDTGVHAKKMYAHFDYEDSLDSAYWTQKLNSFLPKDIVVFQIIPLHDDAHARFDATSRTYEYHIHTFKDAFENEGSWYHFHPLDVDKMNEAAKILFDYIDFECFSKTHTDVKTFNCVIKEAYWQQNGTKLVFTISADRFLRNMVRAIVGTLIGVGIGKISFEDFRKIIESKNRGNAGFSVPAHGLYLTKVIYPYIHQQ, from the coding sequence TTGAGATATTTCATCGAATTTGCATACAACGGAAAAAATTACCACGGTTGGCAATACCAGCCTCACTCTGCATCTGTACAGGAAACCCTCACCAAAGCCTTAACCACTCTGTTTAGAAAAGAAATAGAGATTATGGGCGCAGGCCGTACCGATACAGGTGTACACGCAAAAAAAATGTATGCACATTTCGACTATGAAGACTCATTGGATTCAGCCTATTGGACACAAAAATTAAATTCATTCTTACCGAAAGACATTGTTGTCTTCCAAATTATTCCGCTTCACGACGATGCCCATGCAAGGTTTGATGCCACCAGCAGAACCTACGAATACCACATTCACACCTTCAAAGATGCCTTTGAAAACGAAGGGAGCTGGTATCATTTTCATCCGCTTGACGTGGATAAAATGAATGAAGCCGCCAAAATCCTATTCGACTACATCGATTTTGAATGCTTTTCGAAAACACATACCGATGTAAAAACCTTTAACTGCGTTATCAAAGAAGCCTATTGGCAACAAAACGGAACAAAACTGGTTTTCACTATTTCCGCCGACCGATTTTTACGAAACATGGTCAGGGCAATTGTCGGAACGTTAATCGGAGTTGGTATCGGTAAAATTTCATTCGAGGATTTCCGAAAAATAATCGAAAGCAAAAACAGAGGAAATGCCGGATTTTCAGTACCTGCTCACGGATTATATTTAACCAAAGTAATTTATCCGTATATTCATCAGCAATAA
- a CDS encoding ABC transporter ATP-binding protein: MKVIQSISLKKVMHYAKPYQKRLYMVVLFSITLSVFAAVRPYLLKQTIDTYLKVHDQVGLLYYIILMGIVLILEVGSQFYFTYWANWLGQDIVKDIREKLFHHITTFRMKYFDTEPVGKLVTRSVTDIESIASIFSQGLFMIVSDLMKMTVVLGIMFYMNWKLSFIVILGMPVLLYATRIFQQKMKVAFEEVRNQVANLNTFVQERVTGMKIVQLFNREEIELEKFKKINELHNKAWLKNILYNSIFFPIADILSSLTLGMVVWYGGWNIMHGDTMTTFGDLFAYTMLIGMLFNPLRQIADKFNVMQMGIIAAERVFEVLEREDLVQENGSLTAGHFKGDLTLENVHFSYIEGEEVLKGINLDINAGETIAIVGATGAGKSTIINLLNRFYEISNGRILIDGTNINDFDLYSLRRQIAIVLQDVFLFADTILNNITLDNPNISREEVILAAERIGVHNFIMSLPGGYDYNVKERGAMLSSGQRQLIAFLRAYVSNPSILILDEATSSIDTYSEELIQMATEKITKGRTSIVIAHRLATVINADKIIVMDKGQIVEEGKHFELISKPDGYYKSLYESQFAVENN, encoded by the coding sequence ATGAAAGTCATACAATCCATATCGCTTAAAAAAGTAATGCACTATGCAAAACCTTATCAAAAAAGGCTTTATATGGTTGTACTGTTTTCAATTACGCTTTCCGTTTTTGCGGCAGTCCGCCCTTATTTGTTAAAACAGACCATAGATACTTATCTTAAAGTTCACGATCAGGTTGGGTTGCTCTATTACATTATATTAATGGGGATTGTCTTAATCCTTGAAGTAGGCTCTCAATTTTACTTTACGTATTGGGCAAACTGGTTAGGTCAGGACATTGTAAAAGACATACGCGAAAAATTATTTCATCATATTACGACGTTCCGAATGAAATACTTCGATACTGAACCGGTGGGAAAACTGGTAACACGATCGGTTACCGATATCGAGTCCATTGCCAGTATCTTCAGTCAGGGATTATTCATGATTGTGAGTGATTTAATGAAAATGACGGTCGTACTCGGAATCATGTTTTACATGAACTGGAAACTGAGCTTTATAGTGATACTCGGAATGCCTGTCTTACTGTATGCGACACGTATTTTTCAGCAAAAAATGAAAGTCGCTTTTGAAGAAGTGCGTAATCAGGTAGCTAATTTGAACACCTTTGTTCAGGAACGCGTTACCGGAATGAAAATCGTCCAGCTTTTCAACCGTGAAGAAATTGAACTGGAAAAATTCAAAAAAATCAATGAATTACACAACAAAGCCTGGTTAAAAAACATTTTATACAACTCCATCTTCTTCCCTATTGCCGATATTTTATCATCACTAACTTTAGGTATGGTGGTTTGGTATGGCGGATGGAATATCATGCATGGTGATACCATGACGACTTTCGGGGATTTGTTCGCTTATACGATGCTTATCGGAATGTTGTTCAACCCATTACGCCAGATTGCGGATAAATTCAACGTGATGCAAATGGGAATCATTGCCGCCGAACGAGTTTTTGAAGTTTTGGAGCGTGAAGACCTAGTGCAAGAAAACGGTAGCTTGACCGCTGGCCATTTTAAAGGTGATCTTACACTGGAGAATGTACATTTCAGTTATATAGAAGGCGAAGAAGTACTGAAAGGCATCAACCTAGATATAAACGCAGGGGAAACCATTGCTATTGTTGGTGCTACTGGAGCCGGTAAATCCACTATTATTAATCTGCTGAACCGATTTTACGAAATCAGTAACGGACGTATTTTAATTGACGGAACCAATATCAACGACTTTGATCTGTACAGCCTTCGCCGACAGATTGCCATTGTTTTACAGGACGTTTTTCTCTTTGCCGATACCATCCTGAACAACATCACACTGGACAATCCAAATATCAGTAGAGAAGAAGTTATTCTCGCAGCAGAAAGAATCGGTGTACACAATTTCATTATGAGTCTGCCTGGCGGTTATGATTACAACGTAAAAGAAAGGGGCGCTATGCTTTCATCGGGTCAGCGCCAATTGATAGCCTTCTTGCGTGCTTATGTCAGCAACCCGAGTATCTTGATTTTGGATGAAGCTACGTCTTCCATCGATACTTATTCGGAAGAACTGATTCAGATGGCAACCGAAAAAATCACAAAAGGAAGAACCTCCATTGTCATTGCACACCGTTTGGCAACCGTTATCAATGCTGATAAAATCATCGTGATGGATAAAGGACAGATTGTAGAAGAAGGCAAACATTTCGAATTAATCAGTAAACCGGATGGATATTACAAAAGTTTATACGAATCGCAATTTGCAGTAGAAAACAATTGA
- a CDS encoding response regulator: MSEKIRIYLADDHQILIDGLIAVLKTNKNFEVVGYSLSGENLADEVTGKNIDILLMDINMPKKDGIEVLKQFNQKGFPCNVIVFSSFDDLKLIKEVLQLGAKGYLTKQSAGENIIEAINTVYNGEEYYSKSVREKIFLSFTGKAEQNNNPYNEMSPVSITDRELEILKLISLEYSGKEISEALFISVNTVETHRKNLLKKLNIKTTIGLVKYALKHKLINN; encoded by the coding sequence ATGTCAGAAAAAATACGAATCTACCTTGCCGACGACCACCAAATTCTGATTGACGGGCTTATTGCCGTTTTAAAGACCAACAAAAATTTTGAAGTTGTTGGCTATTCCCTATCCGGGGAAAATCTTGCAGATGAAGTTACAGGTAAAAATATCGACATCTTACTCATGGACATCAACATGCCAAAAAAAGACGGTATTGAAGTCCTCAAACAATTCAACCAAAAAGGTTTCCCGTGTAATGTAATTGTTTTTTCAAGTTTTGATGACCTGAAACTAATAAAGGAAGTTCTTCAGTTAGGCGCCAAAGGATACTTAACAAAACAATCGGCCGGCGAAAACATAATCGAAGCCATCAACACGGTTTATAACGGAGAAGAATATTATTCCAAATCGGTACGCGAAAAAATTTTCCTTTCGTTCACGGGTAAGGCAGAACAAAACAATAACCCCTACAATGAAATGTCGCCCGTATCCATAACAGATCGCGAACTTGAAATCTTAAAACTTATTTCACTTGAATACAGCGGGAAAGAAATAAGCGAAGCATTATTCATCAGTGTAAACACTGTAGAAACCCATCGTAAAAACCTTCTCAAAAAATTAAATATCAAAACCACCATCGGATTGGTGAAATACGCTTTGAAACATAAATTAATCAATAACTAA